The sequence CGAGTACGTGATCGGTAATATAGAGGAAATCATAACCAAGCGCAGCATAAACTTCCACAAGTTCCGCAGGTGATGCATCCCCATCACTATTCGTGCTGTGCGTATGTAAACTTCCCTTAAACCAAGCCATGTTGTTCCTTTCGATTGCGTATGGTGGAATTGTACACTTAAATCTCCTCCCTTAGCGCCCTAGCTTTGGACGAAGATAGAGCCGATAAAGCAGCCCCATCAAGCCATCGCTATAGGCTACCATCACCCGCGGTAGTTCCAAACGAGGGCTTTCAGGGGTAACAAACCCTCTTTTAACAGTAAATGAAACCGTGTAGTCGTGCTTGCGAAGAGTATCTAGAACTTGTTTGTTATAGAAGCCATACGGGTAGCAAAACACCTTCGAACGCATGCCGATATTGGCAAAGATCGCTTCTTCAGCGTCCATCACCTCAGCCTCCAGTTCGTCCGCCGAAAGCTTGGCGTTCCAACAGTGAGTTCGGGAATGGTTATCAATTGCAAACCCCTGCTCTGCCCATTTTTTAAGGGTCGGCCAATCGGCAAGCGGCGTGCCCCGATCTCCATCCCATTGACTGTTTTGCCCAACCATCGAGGAGACTGCGAAAAATGAACCTGTAAATCCCGCTGCTTGAAGAATAGGCGCTGCCGTTTCGACT is a genomic window of bacterium containing:
- a CDS encoding polysaccharide deacetylase family protein, translated to MIVVLGYHKVGAPIIKKEDRRLNASPEGFARQVNWFRRRGWQAPTPSQLANNHFDPKRNTVVFTFDDAYEKTVETAAPILQAAGFTGSFFAVSSMVGQNSQWDGDRGTPLADWPTLKKWAEQGFAIDNHSRTHCWNAKLSADELEAEVMDAEEAIFANIGMRSKVFCYPYGFYNKQVLDTLRKHDYTVSFTVKRGFVTPESPRLELPRVMVAYSDGLMGLLYRLYLRPKLGR